The stretch of DNA AGCTCTTCTCAGTTCCCAGCATCAACAGAGCGAGAATCTACAACTGCTAATGATAATGCAATACCTCATGATCCAGGTGATAACAAGCATATTCTTGTATCGTATCATCTCTCTACACTGAACACCTAGTAAGTTGTAGCCATTTTCATCTGTCAATCTGATCTTCATGGATTCTGCAGGTGCTGATTCTGCTGGACCAGCACAAAGCAGACTTTCGCTTCAGTTGGATCAGCGGTCATTACATTTTTCTGTTAATGCTTGGGTAAATGGCTTAAATGGACAGATGTACTTTGTCAGCAATTACTGTATCACATGTAATTTTTCTATATGTCAACATCAATCCTTGCTGAATATCTTAGTCTTGTCTAAGTTGGTGCATCTCTTAAAAGTGTCAGATCCATCTCAATCTTGTACTCCACCAGATAACTATTTTTAGGCTTAGTTGAATGGAGTGTTAAACAACAGCTCACTTCTGTTAGTGAGATTAATCAGActaactactccctctgtaaagaaatataagagcgattggatcactactttagtgatctaaacactcttatatttctttacggaggtaGTACTAGTCTGAGCATATTTTGCTTTAACCAAGCCTGCACCCTGGCGATCATGAAAATACCTTCATCTTGACCCTTCATTTGCCTAATGGAAGTTTagtttaaaaaaaatcataagcgAATGGATGGTCAGGATTATTACAAAATTAGGCATATGTTAGAGCAGATTAACACAGTGTTCTAAGTTTTCTTTCGCCAAAACACCAGTAGTCAAGGATAATTGGTCCTTGGTTTTTGTACGAACAAGATCTTAGTGCCCTCCCTGCATAATTTGAACTGTATGAATGGATCTTTATACTTTTGCCTAGAATTGCATCAAACTATCCattttatactccctccgtcggaaaatacttgtcatcaaaatggacaaaaagggttgtatctagaactgaaatacatctagatacatctccttttatccattttgatgacaagtatttccggacggagggagtactttataaTATCAGTTTCCCAACTTTTGATAGTACCTAAGTTAGTCTGTGGAACACATAATCTTGTATGCTTTATTTTCACTTGCATGTATTATGATGAGCAACGGGAGATTTTTTGTTGATGTGTGCAAATCACATTTTCTTTATCATACACACTTCTTTTTATAGGTTCTTATTGTTGCATTGATCGGCATCATTCCACTGGCAACACGACAACTGCAACTCAAGGGATATCGTTTGTCACTTCTTGGCACAACCTGTACCACAGGTTATGCCATATTTGCTCTTTATGGGGTCAGTAACATGAAACTGAGTGTGGTATTTACTTTTTTTTAATTCTTCCTCCCACTTCAGATACCTTGCACAACTTAACTAACATTTACCCTTCCTATCAGCTACCCAGAGTAGGGAACACACAGGCTGTTCAGGCCTGGTGCCACCATGTAACTTCATCAAAGGATTTTATTCCATTCATGTACTGCCTTATGTTTGTTACATCTAAACTACACTTGAAGCGTAAGCATATGAAGTATTTAATCTTTGAGATCAAAACTTTCATGTTACTACCCAAACGTCTCAGCTTTCCTGCACATGATGAGTTAACCCTTTGTGGCAGTTGTTTTGGTACCGGTAATTTGCTGGGCACTTGAACATGTGGCCAGATTTCTACGGCGCCATTTTACCAATTCCTCTCTCTACAGGTAAAATGAACCTGACAGACTTGTAGGCACAACATGTTTTGCCTTCTATGCATACACAGTGCATGTTATCATTCCAGCTTTGCGCATAAAGAATCAATAGCTTAGGCATGATCTCCGTACTCATTAGGTTATTATCTTGGCTTTTTTTGTTATATGCTTTCATCTCTCTGAGCCTCAACCCCTGAAAGTACTCTTTGTTGCCTTTTTGTGCAACGGCTAACAGACCACATGAGCAAGCCCCTGTCCATCAGTAGTCAAACGCAAAAAAAAATGTTTTATGTGTATTAAAATTGCATGGTAACAAGCCGATAAATGCAGAATAATCATTTTGTATGAACTGAATCTGCTATCAGTTTACAATATTTTGCCCGttgaatatgctggcaaaatggATTATAACTGTCATGTTGCTAATTTGTAGGGCATACCTGGAGCCGCTTTGCACATGGGTTGAGGCAAACACAACTGCAGTCAACTTTCTGATTGCAAATGCAGAGATTTTGTTGGGCTTTCTTATGATCTTATCACTGTTCTCGTCAGTAGGCCTGCCTTGTTCATTGTGATTAACCCCCTTCCAGTGGCCACGTAACCTTGCATTTATATTGTTCTTTTACTTTTGTAGGAAACAACGCAATGCTATGCAAACATTCATGTACTGGCAGGTTAGTTTCTGATAAACATCGATTGGCTTTGCCAAATGATCTTTCTTGTTTACTGTTAACTGGGTTGTTGGCTTTTTCACACATAATACTATGATCTGTAAATTCTGCCATCACACTAAAATTGTCCAATCAGCTTTTGACAATAGTAAGCGCTCACTGAGTTCTACAACACATTAAACATTTATCACACTTACTTTTGTAATGCGTTTGTATTGACCTGCATATCACCTATACTGGTATACTTGCGGTAGGATACTGGCCTGGCCGCAGGAGGGGGGATGTACCTCGTCGGCAGTCGGGCCTCAGGGGAAGGAGGACTCAAGGAAGGAGTATTGGGATTAGATTGGTTTATGTCTTGTTTGGTTTTTCCTCATGGCCAAGTCCTATTACGTAGGGATGTCCACAAACTCCTTTAATATAGGGGAGTGGAAGCTGATTGCATGGAatcctaagagcatctccaaccggacccccccccccccccccccccccccccccccccattttGTCCCTATATGTCCGGTCGGATAGCCCAGATAGGAGAGAGAAGGAAAAACTCCACCTAACCGGACCCCTCAAATCGTCCTCATATGTTTGGGCTGTCTGCGAACCTTCAATATGAGGGTGTCCGGGCGTGTCCGAGCAGTCCGCCACGGCCCACCCTGGATGTAACGCCCCGGCCAACTGTCCGTTGTGCCTGACTACCACCTAGGATCTAGACTAGCCTCACGGGCCAACACTAGTCTTTCCTGCGCACCTTGTCCTCACTTATGCGCACCAGGGATCAACTTCCTGGTCGGTCACTCATCCTCAAATAGCTCCAAGTCAAGCACACTTAACTTTGAGGTTCCTTTCggatgggctcccggaaaagaaggtgCACCTTGTTGATATAAGTAGTCTATATCATTCTTATTAAGCCAGGATGTCACACTGGGGCACCTtttgtatttctttatttttttctctttctcttccatCCCCACCAATCATATGCATGCATCTGGACAATTTGAGGGGCACGGCTGCGCGGGCGTACAATTGAGGGTTCAAAGCAGGCACGCCCGCGGACGGGCCAAATTAGCCCATTTGGGTTGGACATGCTCTAACAATAGGAAATTACTGTACTAACTTCTTAGTTGAGAAAGGAAATAACTAGGCTCTATCAGCTGTCTAAGCCTCTAAGGCATCTCTCTTGCTGCCCATCCTTCTGGAGCATGGGGCTTGCTGAAGCCCATGTAAGGGTACACACATGACAAATATATGGGAAATAGTCCGGAATTAATATCTTCCAGTAATCTAAAGAGACCAGTCAAGCAATTTCTACAATGGCTGCGCCAAGCCACCAACTTGACTAAACACTGCCGCTTCCTTTTAGAAAAGGACCTAGGCAATGGGTGTTGCTTCTGTTAATCTGTTAAAAACTCAGTTAGATTGGTTGTATAGTCAGGACTGTTGTATGCCTGACAATAGCAGTATAGCACGTAACTGATTTTGGTTAGTGAATTTTAAACCTGGGAAGTGGTAACCCCAACTCTTGTATGTTAATAGAGCCGGACAATGTCTTTTGGTCTCAATAACCTGGTACCATGAGCTACATTTTAGAACATTTCATAAAGGCACTATTAGTATTCATCTGCTTAGCCCAAGTAACATTTTGTTTTGTTTAAGGACAAGAGGAATTTGCATGATATTTCACCTGTAATTCAGATTATAGACGAACTTATTACTATTACTATATTAACAGTACTCTTGGTGAATTCATATCTCACTCTGGTTATCCGGAAATTGCAGTTGTTGAAGCTAATGTATCATTCTCCTTTCACTGCTGGCTACCACAGAGCTATCTGGCTAAAGATTGGCCGGACAGCTAACCCCTACATCAGCAGTTACACCCCTTTTCTTCATGACCCGATAAACGCCGGCATGAGATGGTGGTTCAGGTAGGACGGACATGGTGCCGGTAGTCATGTAAAGGGATATAAATGTTTTTGGTGACGTTTCACAGTTAACCCAAGAGATCTTTTTCTTAGCAAAGGTGCAGCTTGTGAGTGACTTATTATTAGTCTTCTTTTTTTGGCAATATCGAGCTGATGATAGCTAGTGATGAGTAGTAACTCTTGTAACTTACCCCGTGATTGTAGAACTTAGTCAAGATCTTAGAGACTATAATCTGTTTGGCATGAAGTGAAAAGCGGAAGTGATGTACTGTTGTGTAATTCATCTCTTGTGGAACCAATAGTATTCAACTACACTATGCACCTGAACCAATATGTGGTTGGATGATTAGGAGGACAGTGGTTTTCGCTCTATTAGAGTTCAAGTCCTAGACTTGCATTGGTGCTTGcttttttctggatttattctagTCCTTCCGGGGATTGGAGTATCACTAAAGAACTGGCTATGGACAGGGGACAGGGGTACGTGGAAGCTTACTATCCATGTGCTAGAGCCATAAGTTGGTTGCGACTTGCAAGATCTTATGGTTTCACCTCTAAGGACTGactttgttgttgttgtcgttgttgtaTTCCAGTCCTTTCAGTGATTTGCATTCACCTCTAAGCGTCTGTTACAACTTCGGCTGTGCGAGCTTTTAGGCAAAATCATTCATTTTTGAGTTGGAATTTCTTTTATTTGCTGTATAAATTAGACAACCAAAGTGACTGCTGATGATTCACTTTCAAGAGCTTTGCTTCACCGCTAATTGCCCACTTCTCCTGCAAATCATGACGATTCCTCTCTTGAGCTTGTATTGGTTAGTCCGGGCTCCGGATATGTGCCTTCACCTGTCtctgtaacttccatcagacgcgTCCGTCAACCAAAAAGTTAAGAGTGAAATGACTAATTGGCACAGAGCAATAAGAGAGATCAACTTCGACCGAAGGAAGGTGGCAGTCGAGAACGGCCCCAGCCTTTTTATTTCCCGACTCAACAAAAACAACGTGTTTGGATGTTCCTAACCAACAGCATACATAAAAACTGCTACATACTACTAGTCCCAGTGCATATTCAGCCCACTGAGCTCTTAACCAAATTTAGATCCCCGAGTTTCTGTCAACGCCATTCCGTTATTCCTTACCAACACCTGGTAGCTGAGGCAAATTGGTTATGTTTGCCTCGAAGTGGGCTTGAATCTGGAGTCTGAGATTCGCCACACCACCCCATCATGAAAATTTCATAGAGGCTATATCGAGCACCAAACATCAAGTTACCCCTAGTTCTGTCCACATCCATTGGTTCTCCTTGAATTCACTTCAGCAGCCCAGCTCTTGCCAATCTCTGTCTGGAACTTGCCTGCAATAACATGTTTGAAAAGTATATTTAGCAAAAGGAAGCAATTTCAACTTTTTACGGTCTATACAGTTGATCAATCACATTACCAGCAGTAGAGAGGAAGAACTCATCTA from Triticum urartu cultivar G1812 chromosome 3, Tu2.1, whole genome shotgun sequence encodes:
- the LOC125544225 gene encoding uncharacterized protein LOC125544225 isoform X2 — encoded protein: MSSASSSQFPASTERESTTANDNAIPHDPGADSAGPAQSRLSLQLDQRSLHFSVNAWVLIVALIGIIPLATRQLQLKGYRLSLLGTTCTTGYAIFALYGLPRVGNTQAVQAWCHHVTSSKDFIPFMYCLMFVTSKLHLKLVLVPVICWALEHVARFLRRHFTNSSLYRAYLEPLCTWVEANTTAVNFLIANAEILLGFLMILSLFSKQRNAMQTFMYWQLLKLMYHSPFTAGYHRAIWLKIGRTANPYISSYTPFLHDPINAGMRWWFR
- the LOC125544225 gene encoding uncharacterized protein LOC125544225 isoform X1 — its product is MSSFSAGFQLVAKKCCKDSPPSSPQGPDFVVGGMSSASSSQFPASTERESTTANDNAIPHDPGADSAGPAQSRLSLQLDQRSLHFSVNAWVLIVALIGIIPLATRQLQLKGYRLSLLGTTCTTGYAIFALYGLPRVGNTQAVQAWCHHVTSSKDFIPFMYCLMFVTSKLHLKLVLVPVICWALEHVARFLRRHFTNSSLYRAYLEPLCTWVEANTTAVNFLIANAEILLGFLMILSLFSKQRNAMQTFMYWQLLKLMYHSPFTAGYHRAIWLKIGRTANPYISSYTPFLHDPINAGMRWWFR